In Doryrhamphus excisus isolate RoL2022-K1 chromosome 21, RoL_Dexc_1.0, whole genome shotgun sequence, a single genomic region encodes these proteins:
- the LOC131109055 gene encoding threonine synthase-like 1, which produces MGPPGAGKTTVGKIVAHKLGLPLVDIDDDILETTWKMPVASKLDKVGGERFLEEEGQVLRNFSASGCVVSLTGSNPLHPEAMQHIKQSGMVVYLDVDCDDILERLNRMKVDRVVGQEAGLSIRDILLHRKQFYEQWMDVRVFCGRGDKVEDVAEKVLQAVERYQNHAAETYVSTRRDDKGHTTHFSDVVVEGLASDGGLYVPKNGFPKMGAPEWLRLVDMSYQEQALVLLEKCIHPLDISAVDLREMIYKAYGSKFSSEDVAPVKHLVHHMYIQELFHGPTSSFKDLALQLMPHLFAYCLPPMCNYLILVATSGDTGSAVLSGFTGLHDADKRRTGVLVFFPEDGVSEIQKLQMMSFKERNVKAVSVRSDFDFCQRSIKRMFGESGMTGHLAVEYGTVLSTANSINWARLLPQVVYHSTAYLNLCRDGVINFGDPVDICIPTGNFGNAMSAVYAKEMGIPIRKVICASNHNCVVSDFINTGDYDLRKRRLIPSHSPAIDILKSSNLERFIYHISGNDTRLVKNLFTRLDTHRHFRLPDPLLGRIQQEMQAGWCSETDCLAAIQSVHTQTGYIMDTHTSVAKVVADKLQDATCPVVISSTAHYGKFAPAVLKALKMENIPRSPLEQLEKLQQIASIPGMHRDMMKCVTEGDRRGHSVCEADYSVLVEEVENMIQDSFLKVM; this is translated from the exons ATGGGTCCACCTGGAGCAGGAAAGACCACAGTGGGGAAGATAGTCGCCCACAAGCTAGGTCTCCCTCTTGTTGACATAGATGATGATATCTTGGAGACAACCTGGAAGATGCCTGTTGCATCCAAACTGGATAAAGTCGGTGGAGAGCGATTCCTGGAGGAAGAAGGTCAGGTGTTGCGTAACTTCTCAGCTTCTGGATGTGTTGTTTCCCTCACAGGCTCAAACCCTCTTCACCCTGAGGCGATGCAGCATATTAAACAAAGCGGAATGGTCGTCTACCTGGATGTGGACTGTGATGATATCCTGGAAAGACTTAATAGAATGAAGGTGGATAGGGTAGTTGGTCAAGAGGCGGGGCTGTCCATTAGAGACATTCTGCTGCACAGGAAGCAGTTTTATGAGCAATGGATGGATGTGCGAGTGTTTTGCGGGCGAGGCGACAAAGTGGAGGATGTTGCGGAGAAGGTGCTGCAAGCTGTGGAGAGATATCAGAACCATGCTGCTGAGACGTATGTGTCCACCAGGCGTGACGACAAAggacacacaacacacttcaGTGACGTGGTAGTAGAAGGTCTGGCCTCAGATGGGGGTCTCTATGTACCCAAGAACGGCTTTCCGAAAATGGGTGCTCCTGAGTGGTTGAGACTGGTCGACATGTCCTATCAAGAACAAGCGTTGGTGTTACTTGAGAAGTGCATCCACCCGTTGGATATATCTGCTGTGGATCTGAGAGAAATGATCTACAAAGCATATGGATCCAAGTTTTCAAGTGAAGATGTTGCACCTGTGAAGCATCTGGTCCACCATATGTACATCCAAGAACTATTCCATGGCCCCACATCTTCATTTAAAGACCTCGCTTTGCAGTTGATGCCCCATCTTTTTGCTTACTGCCTGCCGCCTATGTGTAACTACCTCATCCTGGTCGCCACATCCGGCGATACAGGAAGTGCTGTTCTCAGCGGCTTCACTGGGTTACACGATGCTGACAAACGCAGAACGGGAGTGCTGGTCTTTTTCCCGGAGGACGGAGTCAGCGAGATTCAGAAGTTGCAAATGATGTCCTTCAAAGAGAGAAACGTGAAAGCGGTCAGCGTACGCTCGGATTTTGACTTCTGCCAGAGAAGCATCAAGAGGATGTTCGGAGAATCCGGAATGACGGGGCATCTCGCTGTGGAATACGGGACAGTTCTCAGCACCGCTAACTCCATCAACTGGGCCCGTTTATTACCACAG GTTGTTTACCATTCCACTGCCTATCTAAACCTGTGCCGGGACGGCGTGATCAATTTTGGGGATCCTGTGGATATTTGCATCCCGACAGGTAACTTTGGGAATGCCATGTCCGCCGTCTACGCCAAGGAAATGGGAATCCCCATAAGAAAAGTCATCTGTGCCTCCAACCACAACTGCGTGGTGTCAGACTTTATCAACACAGGCGACTACGATCTCCGGAAACGCCGTTTGATCCCGAGCCACTCCCCGGCGATAGATATTCTGAAATCCTCCAACCTGGAGAGGTTCATATATCACATCTCTGGCAACGATACCCGACTAGTCAAGAACTTGTTCACACGTTTAGACACACACCGGCACTTTCGCCTTCCTGACCCGCTTCTTGGCAGGATTCAGCAGGAAATGCAGGCGGGCTGGTGCTCTGAAACAGACTGCCTGGCCGCCATCCAGAGCGTCCACACGCAGACCGGCTACATCATGGACACGCACACCTCTGTGGCTAAAGTTGTGGCTGACAAACTGCAGGACGCTACGTGCCCTGTGGTGATTTCTTCCACCGCCCACTACGGTAAATTTGCACCGGCAGTGTTGAAagctttaaaaatggaaaatattccacGGAGTCCTTTGGAGCAGCTGGAGAAACTGCAGCAGATTGCATCCATACCGGGAATGCACAGGGACATGATGAAGTGCGTCACGGAAGGAGACAGACGGGGACACTCGGTTTGTGAAGCAGACTATAGTGTGTTGGTAGAAGAAGTGGAGAACATGATACAGGACTCCTTCCTTAAAGTCATGTAG
- the enkur gene encoding enkurin: protein MDDTVAPEESIYNYLIEQVDAEKVPRYTSKYRPKVIVQEKLTKETMKTMGPVKLDVPSPDKYLKKHSKEIKLPEKKEGCCRPCTARKPPIPSRTERPPMGIHTKRNFMKTTTPTVPMKPQPASVDTNRGHKEILEHSGLIPKYIKKKDYGEVPEYLLQRSEEKQNAVEKYKRYLKEQVEQGAMKQLSDEERQINLKSLKTTWAELHREYQRLPLFIDTLLRKERKERLEAEMQQLEADISLFEQFKTIYIAK from the exons ATGGACGACACAGTTGCCCCCGAAGAAagcatatataattatttaatagaGCAGGTTGACGCTGAAAAAGTCCCAAG GTACACATCCAAGTATAGACCAAAAGTTATTGTGCAGGAAAAGTTAACCAAGGAGACAATGAAAACGATGGGACCGGTAAAACTTGATGTCCCGTCTCCGGATAAATACCTCAAGAAGCATTCCAAAGAAATAAAACTGCCTGAAA AGAAAGAGGGTTGTTGTCGCCCGTGCACTGCAAGGAAACCCCCCATTCCTTCAAGGACGGAACGCCCACCGATGGGCATCCACACTAAGAGAAACTTCATGAAGACAACAACTCCAACGGTTCCAATGAAACCGCAGCCTGCTTCTGTTGACACCAACCGAGGTCACAAGGAGATCCTTGAACATTCAGGACTCATTCCCAAGTACATCAAGAAAAAG GATTACGGCGAAGTACCCGAGTACTTACTGCAACGCAGTGAAGAGAAGCAAAACGCAGTGGAGAAGTACAAAAGGTATCTGAAAGAACAAGTGGAGCAGGGGGCCATGAAGCAGCTCTCTGACGAGGAGCGACAAATCAACCTGAAG AGCTTGAAGACCACCTGGGCGGAGCTGCATCGGGAGTACCAGCGCCTCCCGCTTTTCATCGACACGCTGCTGAGGAAGGAACGCAAGGAGCGACTGGAGGCGGAGATGCAGCAGCTGGAGGCCGACATCAGCCTTTTTGAGCAGTTCAAGACCATCTATATAGCTAAATAG